Proteins encoded by one window of Chondrinema litorale:
- a CDS encoding SusC/RagA family TonB-linked outer membrane protein, whose protein sequence is MRQTITILTAFLLCLHMAVFAQTKVTGKVTDASGEGLPGVNIIIQGTTTGSITDLDGIYELETANDAVLIFSYIGYTAQEVPVNGRTSINIELKLEDKNLDEVVVTAIGIKQQKKKLGYATQEVDTDVIGEASTMNLGNALSGRVAGLTVNNPTGIFQSPSFSLRGKTPLIVLDGVPVETNFYDISPEDIESINVLKGGAASALYGSRGKNGAILITRKNASKKGLTVNVSTSNMVTAGFTVFPETQTEYGNGSNGQYEFWDGADGGISDGDMIWGPKFEEGVQVAQWNSPIRNKQTGEVIEWYGNVTGTVYDDKSLYERVPIDWVRHDNLGNFLGTGVVTKNDFSVAYQGEKSRFYFSGNYAYQQGRVPNTSLHTGGLNFNSSFDLTEKLQLDATLSYNKVYSPNYPRYGYGPKNHMYTILIWMGDDVNGQDLKDHMYVPGLEGYRQANYNYAWYNNVYFAAYELNQQLNKNTLDGKLKLKYQITPDLYLQGRVSAREQKTFEDMESPKSYMNYGDSRNGDYKMWNTDQLNFDSDILAAYNKNITEEFGINVNAGASNFYKSYKQEYASTDGLIVPGIYNLSNSQGNILGTNLLNEKSIRSVYGSVGFEFFNSIFLNFSARNDWASTLPTTTNSYFYPSASLSTVVSELIPFPQFVDYFKVYGSWSQVSSDLDPYEIYAVYNQDITYGSTPSVYYPSGLVNANILPEQSTTTEVGFSTSFAQGKLSLEGTYYHILDENQIIDLNVSDASGFSTRKVNGNEYTTHGFEAMLNYNPISTEKFSWDIGLNWTKSVQKLTSIYGGNSTFDNLKVGDRADSYYATVWQKTADGELIVDANTGLPTRDPYVKNVGHLNPSWRLGLQNRFKIKDFKIDIDVDGAWKGLINSITIEKMWWGGKHPNSTKYRDAEYAAGEPVYVPNAVVVTDGELVRDVDGNVVSDTRQYSQNTTAVSWQTWSQNYPYRAVVMDSDDEFFANTFDRSYFKLRRVSVTYDLLNIIKSNGLQHLNLSVYGYNLAIWKKIPYLDPDYGNDDNLQDPSSRYVGFTLQGIF, encoded by the coding sequence ATGAGACAGACTATTACAATTTTAACTGCCTTTTTACTGTGCTTACATATGGCTGTATTCGCTCAGACTAAGGTAACAGGCAAAGTAACAGATGCTTCTGGTGAGGGATTGCCAGGAGTAAACATCATCATCCAAGGTACTACAACAGGTAGTATAACAGATTTAGACGGTATATATGAGCTCGAAACTGCGAATGATGCTGTTTTGATATTCAGCTATATCGGATACACCGCTCAAGAAGTTCCTGTTAACGGAAGAACTTCAATTAACATTGAGTTAAAACTAGAAGATAAGAACCTAGACGAAGTTGTTGTAACCGCAATCGGTATTAAGCAACAGAAAAAGAAATTAGGTTACGCTACTCAAGAAGTAGACACAGATGTAATCGGAGAGGCTAGCACTATGAACCTTGGTAATGCGCTTTCTGGTAGAGTAGCTGGTTTAACAGTAAATAACCCAACTGGTATTTTTCAATCGCCATCATTTTCTTTAAGAGGTAAAACTCCACTTATCGTTTTAGATGGTGTTCCAGTAGAAACTAATTTTTACGATATCTCTCCTGAGGATATAGAAAGTATAAACGTATTGAAAGGTGGTGCAGCTTCTGCACTTTATGGTTCAAGAGGTAAAAATGGTGCAATTCTTATCACAAGAAAAAATGCTTCTAAAAAAGGACTTACTGTAAATGTTTCTACTAGTAACATGGTTACAGCAGGTTTTACTGTTTTCCCTGAAACACAAACTGAATACGGAAACGGTTCTAACGGACAGTACGAGTTCTGGGATGGCGCTGATGGTGGTATCTCAGATGGTGATATGATCTGGGGGCCTAAATTTGAAGAAGGTGTGCAAGTTGCTCAGTGGAATAGCCCAATTAGAAATAAGCAAACTGGAGAAGTAATCGAGTGGTATGGTAATGTAACAGGAACAGTTTACGATGATAAATCTCTTTACGAGAGAGTGCCAATCGACTGGGTAAGACATGATAACTTAGGCAATTTTCTTGGAACTGGTGTAGTTACTAAAAACGATTTTTCTGTAGCTTACCAAGGTGAAAAATCAAGATTTTATTTTTCAGGAAACTATGCTTACCAACAAGGTAGAGTGCCAAATACTTCTTTACACACTGGTGGATTAAACTTTAATTCTTCATTTGATTTAACTGAAAAGTTGCAATTAGATGCTACTTTGAGTTACAACAAAGTATACTCTCCAAACTACCCAAGATACGGATATGGCCCTAAAAACCACATGTATACAATCCTTATCTGGATGGGAGACGATGTAAACGGTCAAGATTTGAAAGACCATATGTATGTGCCGGGTTTAGAAGGTTACCGTCAGGCAAACTATAATTACGCGTGGTATAACAATGTTTATTTTGCAGCTTACGAGTTAAATCAGCAATTAAACAAAAATACATTAGATGGTAAACTGAAACTAAAATATCAGATTACTCCTGATTTGTATTTACAAGGTAGAGTTTCTGCTAGAGAGCAAAAAACTTTTGAAGATATGGAATCACCAAAATCTTATATGAACTATGGTGACTCAAGAAATGGTGATTATAAAATGTGGAATACAGATCAATTAAACTTCGATTCTGATATTTTAGCTGCTTATAATAAAAACATTACTGAAGAATTTGGCATAAATGTAAATGCTGGTGCATCTAATTTCTACAAGAGCTATAAGCAAGAATATGCTTCTACAGATGGATTAATCGTTCCGGGAATTTACAACTTAAGCAATAGCCAAGGTAACATTCTTGGTACTAACTTATTAAATGAAAAGTCTATTCGAAGTGTGTATGGAAGTGTTGGTTTTGAGTTCTTTAATTCAATTTTCTTAAACTTCTCTGCAAGAAACGACTGGGCTTCTACACTGCCAACCACTACAAATTCTTATTTCTATCCTTCTGCTTCTTTAAGTACAGTAGTATCAGAATTAATTCCTTTCCCTCAATTTGTAGATTACTTTAAGGTGTATGGTTCTTGGTCTCAGGTTTCTAGCGATTTAGATCCTTACGAAATCTATGCAGTTTATAACCAAGATATTACTTACGGCTCAACTCCTTCAGTGTACTATCCTTCTGGTTTGGTAAATGCTAACATTTTACCTGAGCAATCAACTACTACTGAGGTTGGTTTTAGTACTTCATTTGCACAAGGTAAACTTTCTTTAGAAGGTACTTACTACCACATACTAGACGAAAACCAAATTATTGACTTGAATGTATCAGACGCTTCTGGTTTCTCAACACGTAAGGTAAATGGCAATGAATATACTACTCATGGTTTCGAAGCTATGTTGAATTACAATCCGATTTCTACTGAGAAATTTAGCTGGGATATTGGTTTAAACTGGACTAAATCTGTACAGAAATTAACCAGCATTTACGGTGGAAACTCAACTTTCGATAACTTAAAAGTAGGCGACAGAGCTGATAGTTATTACGCTACAGTTTGGCAAAAAACTGCTGATGGAGAGTTAATTGTTGATGCAAACACAGGTTTACCAACAAGAGACCCTTATGTTAAAAATGTTGGTCACTTAAATCCATCTTGGAGACTTGGTTTACAAAACAGATTTAAGATTAAAGATTTTAAAATTGATATAGATGTAGACGGAGCTTGGAAAGGTTTAATCAATTCAATTACCATCGAAAAAATGTGGTGGGGTGGTAAGCATCCAAACTCTACAAAGTACAGAGATGCTGAATATGCTGCTGGTGAGCCAGTTTATGTGCCAAATGCGGTGGTAGTAACTGATGGTGAATTAGTAAGAGATGTGGATGGTAACGTAGTTTCTGATACCAGACAATATTCTCAAAATACTACTGCTGTTAGCTGGCAAACATGGAGTCAAAATTACCCATACAGAGCGGTAGTTATGGATTCTGATGACGAATTTTTTGCAAACACATTCGATCGTTCTTACTTCAAACTAAGAAGAGTTTCTGTTACTTATGATTTATTAAACATCATAAAATCTAACGGATTACAACATTTGAACCTGTCTGTTTATGGATACAATCTAGCGATCTGGAAGAAAATACCTTACCTAGATCCAGATTACGGTAACGATGATAACCTACAAGACCCATCTTCTAGATATGTAGGCTTTACACTTCAAGGTATCTTTTAA
- a CDS encoding glycoside hydrolase family 43 protein has protein sequence MRKIIYLMLTGAFIFLTTFCSEKSDAPNEQVEQRKTTPIDSIRLSDPFILADAKSQTYYMTGTGGKLWKSKDLANWEGPFDVAKTDSTSWMGPKPMIWAAELHEYQNKYYYFATFTNRAVKIDTVAGNIIERRASHVLVSDKPDGPYVPMKDSTYLSADKPTLDGTFWIDKDDKPYMIYCYEWLQNLDGTIEKIELKTDLSGSIDEGELLFRASDSPWSREKDEDGNDKPNKVTDGPFLFQTKTGKLGMLWTSWIYDKYVQGVAYSESGTLDGPWIQEPEPITPDNFGHGMMFKSFDGKNLMALHSHKSINGRFHRVPHLFEVDLSGDKLVVIEPFIP, from the coding sequence ATGCGAAAAATAATCTACTTGATGTTAACTGGGGCTTTTATATTCTTAACTACTTTTTGCAGTGAAAAGAGTGATGCTCCAAATGAACAAGTTGAACAAAGAAAAACAACACCTATAGATTCAATCAGATTGAGCGATCCTTTTATATTGGCTGATGCGAAATCTCAAACCTATTATATGACTGGAACAGGAGGGAAGCTATGGAAAAGTAAAGATTTAGCGAATTGGGAAGGGCCATTTGATGTAGCTAAGACGGATTCAACCTCATGGATGGGACCAAAACCAATGATCTGGGCTGCTGAACTGCACGAGTATCAAAATAAATATTATTACTTCGCGACTTTTACTAATAGAGCTGTAAAAATAGATACCGTTGCTGGTAATATAATTGAAAGAAGGGCAAGCCATGTTTTAGTGAGTGACAAACCAGATGGTCCATATGTACCCATGAAAGATTCTACCTATTTGTCAGCAGATAAGCCAACATTAGATGGTACATTTTGGATAGATAAGGATGATAAGCCTTATATGATTTACTGTTACGAATGGCTACAAAACTTAGATGGAACTATTGAGAAAATTGAGTTAAAAACTGATTTGAGTGGTTCAATAGATGAAGGGGAATTACTTTTTAGAGCGAGTGATTCGCCTTGGAGCAGAGAAAAAGATGAAGACGGAAATGATAAACCTAATAAAGTAACTGATGGACCATTTTTATTCCAGACTAAAACTGGCAAATTAGGTATGTTGTGGACAAGTTGGATTTATGATAAATATGTACAAGGTGTTGCTTACTCTGAAAGTGGTACTCTTGACGGACCTTGGATTCAAGAACCAGAACCAATTACACCAGATAATTTTGGACATGGCATGATGTTTAAATCTTTTGATGGAAAAAATTTAATGGCTTTACATAGCCATAAATCGATAAATGGTAGA
- a CDS encoding SusD/RagB family nutrient-binding outer membrane lipoprotein encodes MKKILSILMIFVGLASCQDLEEMNINPNSPTETHPQLLLTSIEWDAFQAYIGTSPLYALKMLVQTDGENSYQYYNWTRGDYDNYSTLRNVTKMIEEAERIEDNTYIALGKFFRSYYFYNLTLTFGDVPYTDALKGETDENYSPSYDDQQTVFEGILDELVEANDLLAESNSIISGDVIYDGDITSWRKLINAFRLKVLLTLSKKTGDIDLTEFASIYQNEPLMESVEESGQLVFLDQQNNRYPNFNSSGFSSGMYMDSTFIQRLQEREDPRLFIYATQTKSAKEAGKALDDFTSYEGGDPAAQYNDVNLKAAEGNVSRVNTRYYQDPENEPYMLLGYSEQQLILAEAAVRGWISADAEVLYNSGVKSSFKFYETYAEDYTAYVTETVADDYLSRSINSFASAADDDAKIELIIMQKYLQSFLQLGWSTFYEQLRTGYPTLRRPAGVEIPYRWIYPQSEYNYNSDNVSAAISKQFGAGNDQIDEMTWWLK; translated from the coding sequence ATGAAAAAGATTTTAAGCATATTAATGATATTTGTTGGGTTAGCATCTTGCCAAGATTTGGAAGAGATGAACATCAACCCAAACTCGCCAACAGAAACTCACCCACAACTTTTACTAACTAGTATAGAGTGGGATGCATTTCAGGCATATATTGGAACTTCTCCTCTTTATGCATTAAAAATGTTAGTGCAAACCGATGGTGAAAACTCTTACCAGTATTACAACTGGACAAGAGGCGATTACGATAATTATTCTACACTTCGTAATGTTACCAAGATGATAGAAGAAGCGGAGCGTATTGAAGATAACACTTATATTGCATTAGGTAAATTCTTCCGTTCTTACTACTTCTATAATTTAACTTTAACTTTTGGTGATGTTCCTTATACTGATGCCTTAAAAGGTGAAACTGATGAAAATTATTCGCCTTCTTACGACGATCAGCAAACAGTTTTCGAAGGTATTTTAGATGAATTAGTAGAAGCAAATGATTTACTAGCAGAAAGTAATTCCATTATTTCTGGAGATGTTATTTACGATGGTGATATTACTTCTTGGAGAAAATTGATCAATGCTTTCCGCTTAAAAGTTCTATTAACTTTATCTAAAAAAACGGGTGATATAGACCTTACAGAGTTTGCATCCATCTATCAGAATGAACCTTTGATGGAGAGCGTAGAAGAAAGCGGACAGTTGGTTTTCTTAGATCAGCAAAACAATAGATATCCTAATTTTAATAGCAGTGGATTTAGCTCTGGTATGTACATGGATTCTACTTTTATTCAGCGTTTGCAAGAGAGAGAAGATCCAAGATTATTTATCTATGCTACTCAAACTAAATCTGCAAAAGAAGCAGGTAAAGCTTTAGACGATTTTACTTCTTACGAAGGTGGCGACCCTGCTGCACAATACAACGATGTAAACTTAAAAGCGGCAGAAGGTAATGTATCTAGAGTAAATACTCGTTACTACCAAGACCCTGAAAATGAGCCATATATGTTGTTAGGTTATTCTGAGCAACAGTTAATTTTAGCAGAAGCAGCAGTAAGAGGTTGGATTAGCGCAGATGCTGAAGTATTGTATAATTCAGGTGTTAAATCATCATTCAAATTCTATGAAACTTATGCAGAAGATTATACTGCTTATGTAACTGAAACAGTAGCTGACGATTACTTGAGCAGATCAATAAACAGCTTTGCTAGTGCAGCAGACGACGATGCTAAAATTGAATTAATCATTATGCAGAAGTATTTGCAGTCTTTCCTTCAGTTAGGTTGGTCTACATTCTACGAACAACTTAGAACAGGCTACCCAACTTTAAGAAGACCAGCAGGTGTAGAAATTCCTTACAGATGGATTTACCCTCAATCGGAATACAACTATAACTCTGACAATGTAAGTGCGGCAATTAGCAAGCAATTTGGAGCAGGAAACGACCAGATCGATGAAATGACTTGGTGGTTGAAGTAA
- a CDS encoding phosphocholine-specific phospholipase C: MNDSSRRSFLKKAALLTGSAGVWNTLPISIEKALAIAPDAGTTFYDAEHVVMLMQENRSFDHCFGTLKGVRGFNDPRAIALPDKNPVWLQPDKNGKRYVPFRLDIRNTKASWMGDLPHSWENQVDARNEGKFDQWIEAKKSGREEFKDMPLTMGYYNREDIPFYYAMADAFTVCDQHFCSSLTGTTTNRNYFWTGKTHNKATDKAKVRNGEMGYRDEVDWTTFPERLEENGVSWRVYQNEISLPTDVEDSSLLANFTDNNLEWFTQFGVRFSPGHYEFLKKKKKELAKELKQLDKTDAEALAEKKKELTEITEYISKWNPEEFKKLKEHNQTLHQKAFTTNIEDPDYHKVEEIAYSDNGEERVAKVPKGDILHQFRKDVNDGKLPTVSWVVAPQKFSDHPSAPWYGAWYVSEVLDILTQNPEVWKKTIFIVNYDENDGYFDHVPPFVAPDPNDPENGKMSADLDVTGEFVTKEQELEAGFSEEDARTSPVGLGYRVPLIIASPWSRGGWVNSEVCDITSTIKFMEKFISKKTGKNVEEPNISTWRRAVSGDLTSAFRPYNGEKINYPEWVDRNEHVQGIYNASFKDVPKNYKALSETEAHNIASQTEKSEILPTQEPGTKPSNALKYELHADGKLSDDGKKFIINLKASQDIFGKEALGAPFNVYAPGNYKDKKTGKFVPVKTWTFAVKSGDTLEYEWPLEDFENGEYHLRVYGPNGYYREFMGNAEVAKLEVTVEPIKQRNKFNNELKITVKNLSKSDEAKLLIKEDTYKKLDKEFTLISGAQQSFVLDANTTRGWYDFKIQSQTDKNFLVYYAGRLETGKDSITDPLMGNTIG; encoded by the coding sequence ATGAATGATTCTTCCAGAAGGAGTTTTCTGAAAAAAGCCGCACTACTTACAGGGAGTGCCGGAGTTTGGAATACTCTGCCTATATCTATAGAAAAAGCATTAGCTATTGCACCAGATGCCGGTACCACTTTTTACGATGCTGAACATGTGGTAATGTTGATGCAAGAAAACCGATCTTTCGACCATTGCTTTGGTACTTTAAAAGGAGTGCGTGGTTTTAACGATCCAAGAGCTATTGCTTTACCAGACAAAAATCCGGTTTGGTTGCAGCCAGATAAAAATGGTAAACGTTATGTGCCATTCCGTTTAGATATTAGAAATACCAAAGCCAGTTGGATGGGCGATTTGCCACACTCTTGGGAAAACCAAGTAGATGCCAGAAACGAGGGCAAGTTTGACCAGTGGATTGAGGCAAAAAAATCTGGAAGAGAAGAGTTTAAAGATATGCCACTCACCATGGGTTATTACAACCGAGAAGATATACCTTTCTACTATGCCATGGCAGATGCTTTTACTGTTTGCGATCAGCATTTTTGTTCTTCACTCACAGGTACAACTACTAACAGGAATTATTTCTGGACAGGCAAAACCCACAACAAAGCAACAGACAAAGCCAAAGTAAGAAATGGTGAAATGGGTTACAGAGACGAAGTTGATTGGACTACCTTCCCTGAAAGATTAGAAGAAAATGGTGTTTCTTGGAGAGTTTACCAAAACGAAATTAGTTTACCTACAGACGTTGAAGATAGCTCTTTACTTGCCAACTTTACCGATAATAACCTAGAATGGTTCACCCAGTTTGGTGTTCGCTTTAGCCCGGGACATTATGAGTTCTTAAAGAAAAAGAAGAAAGAGCTCGCTAAAGAACTTAAACAACTTGATAAGACTGATGCAGAAGCTTTAGCAGAAAAGAAAAAGGAGCTTACCGAGATTACAGAATACATCAGCAAGTGGAATCCGGAAGAATTTAAGAAATTAAAAGAACACAACCAGACTCTACATCAAAAAGCTTTTACTACCAACATCGAAGATCCAGATTATCACAAGGTAGAGGAGATTGCTTATTCTGATAATGGAGAAGAGCGTGTAGCCAAAGTACCAAAAGGAGACATTCTACATCAGTTTAGAAAAGATGTAAATGATGGGAAATTACCAACTGTTTCTTGGGTAGTTGCACCACAAAAATTCTCAGATCACCCAAGTGCGCCTTGGTATGGTGCATGGTATGTGTCTGAGGTATTAGATATTTTAACACAAAACCCAGAAGTGTGGAAGAAAACCATCTTTATTGTAAACTACGATGAAAATGATGGCTATTTTGATCATGTTCCTCCATTTGTGGCGCCAGACCCTAACGATCCTGAAAATGGTAAAATGTCTGCTGATTTAGATGTAACTGGCGAATTTGTTACCAAAGAACAGGAATTAGAAGCAGGTTTTAGTGAAGAAGATGCAAGAACAAGTCCGGTTGGTTTGGGTTATAGAGTACCTCTAATTATTGCTTCGCCTTGGTCTCGTGGTGGTTGGGTAAATTCAGAAGTTTGCGACATTACTTCTACCATCAAGTTTATGGAGAAATTCATTTCTAAAAAGACTGGAAAAAATGTTGAAGAGCCAAATATAAGTACATGGAGACGTGCTGTAAGTGGCGATCTTACCTCTGCTTTTAGACCTTACAATGGTGAAAAAATTAACTATCCGGAGTGGGTTGATAGAAACGAGCATGTACAAGGAATTTATAATGCGAGCTTTAAAGATGTGCCTAAAAACTACAAAGCATTATCAGAAACAGAGGCTCACAATATAGCTTCACAAACAGAAAAGTCTGAGATATTACCAACTCAAGAGCCGGGTACAAAGCCTTCTAATGCATTAAAATATGAATTACATGCTGATGGTAAATTGAGTGATGATGGAAAAAAGTTTATCATCAATTTAAAAGCAAGCCAAGATATTTTTGGTAAAGAAGCTTTGGGAGCACCATTTAATGTATATGCACCAGGCAATTATAAGGATAAGAAAACGGGTAAATTTGTTCCGGTTAAAACATGGACTTTCGCTGTAAAATCTGGTGATACGCTTGAATACGAGTGGCCATTAGAAGACTTTGAAAATGGTGAATACCACTTAAGAGTTTATGGGCCGAATGGTTATTATAGAGAGTTTATGGGGAATGCTGAGGTCGCTAAACTAGAGGTTACTGTAGAGCCTATCAAGCAGAGAAACAAGTTCAACAATGAGTTGAAAATCACTGTAAAGAACCTGAGCAAATCTGATGAGGCGAAACTTCTTATTAAAGAAGATACTTACAAGAAACTCGATAAGGAGTTTACTTTAATTTCGGGAGCACAACAAAGTTTTGTGTTAGATGCCAATACTACTAGAGGTTGGTACGATTTCAAAATCCAATCACAAACAGATAAAAACTTTTTAGTTTACTATGCTGGTAGGCTAGAAACAGGAAAAGATAGCATTACAGACCCATTAATGGGAAATACTATTGGTTAA
- the galA gene encoding beta-galactosidase GalA, producing the protein MKDYKKLTRLLVKSCMALLLATVAVFPFETFAQSVRKKISLDEDWRFHYGHAADANKDFNYTISNIFSKTKKAENTAIEPKFDDSEWRKLNIPHDWAVELPFEYKGNFDVMAHGYKPVGGLFPENSVGWYRKRFTISSLDSGQHFTVQFDGIYRDSEIWLNGFYLGNNKSGYLGVSYDITDYIDFGKENILVVRVDASQYEGWFYEGAGIYRHVWLNQFNNLHIAHDGVFVYTKVSENESIISVEVSVENQNLKNAEGRVYNYITDRDGKNLAASAETSFGLDVFESQTIKQELKIDKPHLWSLDDPYLYRMVSVVKSGGKEIDRIITKFGIRTIEIDSEKGLFLNGKHVKIQGVNCHQDHAGVGSALPDYLQYYRLKLLKEFGVNAYRASHNAPTPELLDACDSLGILVMDEQRLLNSSPEYMDQFERLLKRDRNHPSIFMWSIGNEEGYVQKNNFGKRIAQTILAKQQELDPTRTSTYAADLANFYPGINEVILVRGFNYRIHGIDDYHRDHPEQPTIGTEMGSTVTTRGIYTTDSITGYVPDQDITYPWWSSTAEHWWSIAATRDWFMGGFIWTGFDYRGEPTPFEWPNINSHFGILDMCGFPKNIYYYYQSWWTDKDVLHISPHWNWKGKEGEPIDVWVNSNAETVELFLNGKSLGKKDMPRNSHLKWQVPYKVGKLKAVAVKNGKKITSIVETTEAAYQIKLTPDKETIIADGKDATVVNVTVLDKKGREVPDANNHISFSISGDAQIIGVGNGDPSSHEADKCLDGIYARNLFNGKCQLIVQSGKTASDIKITAKAGGLETAVVNIKTLSK; encoded by the coding sequence ATGAAAGATTACAAAAAATTAACTCGCCTTTTAGTAAAAAGCTGTATGGCTTTGCTATTAGCTACTGTTGCTGTTTTCCCATTTGAAACTTTTGCTCAATCTGTCAGAAAGAAAATTAGTCTAGATGAAGATTGGCGATTCCATTATGGCCATGCGGCAGATGCTAACAAAGATTTTAATTACACTATTTCTAATATCTTTTCTAAAACTAAGAAAGCAGAAAATACGGCAATTGAGCCAAAGTTTGACGATAGCGAGTGGAGAAAATTGAATATACCGCACGATTGGGCAGTAGAATTGCCTTTCGAATACAAAGGTAATTTCGATGTAATGGCTCATGGTTATAAACCAGTAGGAGGTTTGTTTCCAGAAAATAGTGTTGGTTGGTACAGAAAAAGATTTACGATTTCGAGTTTAGATTCAGGGCAACATTTTACAGTGCAGTTCGATGGAATTTACAGAGATAGTGAAATCTGGTTAAATGGATTTTATTTGGGAAATAACAAAAGTGGTTATTTGGGAGTAAGCTACGATATTACAGATTACATTGATTTTGGTAAAGAAAATATATTGGTTGTACGTGTAGATGCTTCTCAATATGAAGGTTGGTTTTATGAAGGTGCAGGAATTTACAGACACGTTTGGCTCAATCAGTTTAATAATTTACACATAGCTCACGATGGTGTTTTTGTTTACACAAAAGTTTCTGAAAATGAGTCTATAATAAGTGTGGAAGTTTCAGTTGAGAATCAGAACTTAAAAAATGCAGAGGGAAGAGTTTATAATTATATTACTGATAGGGATGGGAAAAATCTAGCAGCATCCGCAGAAACATCTTTCGGCCTAGATGTTTTTGAAAGTCAAACCATCAAGCAAGAATTAAAAATAGATAAGCCTCATTTATGGTCACTTGATGATCCTTATTTGTATAGAATGGTGAGTGTTGTAAAATCTGGAGGAAAAGAGATTGATAGAATTATTACAAAGTTTGGCATTAGAACTATTGAAATTGATAGTGAAAAAGGACTCTTTTTAAATGGAAAACATGTAAAAATACAAGGAGTCAATTGTCATCAAGATCATGCAGGTGTGGGAAGTGCCTTGCCAGATTATTTACAATATTACAGATTAAAATTGCTGAAAGAATTTGGCGTAAATGCTTATAGAGCTAGCCATAATGCACCTACACCAGAATTACTAGACGCTTGTGACAGTTTGGGAATTCTTGTAATGGATGAGCAGAGGTTGCTCAATAGTAGTCCAGAGTACATGGATCAGTTTGAGCGATTATTGAAAAGAGATAGAAATCATCCATCTATTTTTATGTGGTCTATCGGTAATGAAGAAGGTTATGTGCAGAAAAACAATTTTGGCAAACGAATCGCCCAGACTATATTAGCTAAACAACAGGAATTAGACCCTACACGAACAAGCACTTATGCAGCTGATCTGGCTAATTTTTATCCCGGAATAAATGAGGTAATTCTAGTACGCGGCTTTAATTATCGGATTCATGGCATCGACGATTACCACAGAGATCACCCAGAGCAGCCGACGATAGGCACAGAAATGGGCAGTACTGTAACAACCAGAGGTATCTATACAACAGATTCAATTACTGGTTATGTGCCTGATCAAGATATTACATATCCTTGGTGGTCTTCTACGGCTGAGCACTGGTGGTCTATTGCAGCTACTCGCGATTGGTTTATGGGAGGTTTTATATGGACTGGATTCGATTATAGAGGAGAGCCGACACCTTTTGAATGGCCAAATATCAATTCTCATTTTGGTATTTTGGATATGTGTGGTTTTCCCAAAAATATATACTATTACTATCAATCTTGGTGGACAGATAAAGATGTGTTACATATCTCACCACATTGGAATTGGAAAGGAAAAGAAGGTGAACCAATAGATGTTTGGGTAAATAGCAATGCTGAAACAGTAGAATTATTTCTGAATGGCAAAAGCTTGGGCAAAAAAGACATGCCTCGTAATAGCCATCTTAAATGGCAAGTGCCTTACAAAGTTGGAAAGCTTAAAGCGGTAGCTGTGAAGAATGGTAAAAAGATCACCTCAATCGTAGAAACAACTGAAGCAGCTTATCAGATCAAGCTTACACCAGATAAAGAAACTATAATTGCAGATGGAAAAGATGCCACAGTGGTAAATGTAACTGTATTAGATAAGAAGGGTAGGGAAGTGCCAGATGCTAATAATCATATTAGCTTTTCAATAAGTGGTGATGCTCAAATTATTGGGGTAGGTAATGGAGACCCAAGTAGTCACGAAGCAGATAAATGTTTAGATGGGATCTATGCTAGAAACTTATTTAATGGAAAATGTCAGTTAATTGTGCAGTCAGGAAAAACAGCTAGTGATATTAAAATAACTGCAAAAGCAGGCGGTTTGGAAACTGCTGTTGTAAATATTAAGACATTGAGTAAATAG